A genomic segment from Nocardiopsis sp. Huas11 encodes:
- a CDS encoding hemerythrin domain-containing protein, producing the protein MSTERVTALGGELRRVHGKLRDALALARAGLDGGGRPSEAVDDLLLFCHGFCAALSGHHRAEDGSLFPELLRARPDLAPVVAKLTQDHNLIEHLIGGLRRAVAESTDPEVAHSHLDGIEAVMETHFTYEERQLGAVLDGMDADVDRTEIFGPIT; encoded by the coding sequence TTGTCGACTGAGCGCGTCACCGCCCTGGGCGGGGAACTGCGGCGGGTGCACGGCAAGCTGCGCGACGCGTTGGCGCTGGCACGGGCGGGGCTGGACGGCGGTGGCCGCCCCTCCGAGGCCGTCGACGACCTGCTGTTGTTCTGCCACGGGTTCTGCGCCGCCCTGTCCGGCCACCACCGCGCCGAGGACGGTTCGTTGTTCCCGGAACTGCTGCGGGCGCGGCCCGACCTGGCTCCGGTGGTCGCGAAGCTGACCCAGGACCACAACTTGATCGAGCACCTCATCGGTGGTTTGCGCAGGGCGGTGGCCGAGTCCACCGATCCTGAGGTGGCGCACAGCCACCTGGACGGGATCGAGGCGGTCATGGAGACGCACTTCACGTACGAGGAGCGGCAGCTGGGAGCGGTGCTGGACGGCATGGACGCCGACGTCGACCGCACCGAGATCTTCGGCCCGATCACCTGA
- a CDS encoding alpha/beta hydrolase, with product MATAIPTPIAQRITLDPADDPFVGPRPAVLVLPGGRFQELPKHEGEGYARWLSGLGLHAFVLSYRLLPDRFPAPLEDARAALDHIRHGDHGLDVDRVGVIGSSAGGQLAGLLMTGRVLSIEEGVTDPPRPDFAILAYALADLDLLPQPVVENLLGDLLPIRDELSPAKHVDASVCPTFVWATAQDPPGLPNALEWTRAPAAAAVPVELHVYPDGGHGIGLADGVEHGGEQHEFIAREPHTASWTTACAAWMRQEGVLVD from the coding sequence GTGGCTACGGCCATTCCCACCCCCATTGCACAACGGATCACGCTTGACCCCGCCGACGACCCCTTCGTCGGCCCCCGACCCGCCGTCCTCGTCCTCCCCGGCGGGCGCTTCCAGGAACTTCCCAAGCACGAGGGCGAAGGCTACGCCCGCTGGCTGTCCGGCCTCGGCCTCCACGCCTTCGTCCTGTCCTACCGACTGCTGCCGGACCGGTTCCCGGCCCCGCTCGAAGACGCCCGGGCCGCGTTGGACCACATTCGCCACGGCGACCACGGCCTCGACGTCGACCGGGTCGGCGTCATCGGATCGAGCGCGGGCGGCCAACTCGCCGGCCTGCTCATGACCGGCCGGGTGCTGTCCATCGAGGAGGGCGTCACCGACCCGCCCCGACCGGACTTCGCGATCCTGGCCTACGCACTGGCCGACCTCGACCTGCTGCCGCAGCCGGTGGTCGAGAACCTGCTCGGCGACCTGCTGCCCATCAGGGACGAGCTGTCCCCGGCCAAGCATGTGGACGCGTCGGTGTGCCCGACCTTCGTCTGGGCCACCGCTCAGGACCCGCCGGGCCTGCCCAACGCCCTGGAGTGGACCCGGGCGCCGGCGGCCGCCGCGGTACCGGTGGAGTTGCACGTCTACCCGGACGGCGGCCACGGCATCGGCTTGGCCGACGGCGTGGAACACGGCGGCGAGCAGCACGAGTTCATCGCGCGTGAGCCGCACACCGCGTCCTGGACCACCGCGTGCGCGGCCTGGATGCGACAGGAGGGCGTTCTTGTCGACTGA
- a CDS encoding NAD(P)-dependent alcohol dehydrogenase: MRTTTGWMAGPATQVLRRTSLQRRDLRPDDVAVRVDYCGVCFTDLHALHAHQSNADGILVPGHEFTGTVSEIGGAVTGFVPGQSVAVGNIVDSCGTCAMCQAGQENFCHDFPTLTYGGGDRQDGATTLGGYSREYVVRERFAYPLPAGLDAAGAAPLLCAGVTVWEPLRALGVGPGTTVAVAGLGGLGHLAVKLACALGADTSVISRTPDKAEEARALGADGFVLSTDAEQMAAVRNRFDVVIDTISAPHDLAPYLHTVAMDGTLSHLGHLGPVTVNTIDLLIGRKKLSSAGSGGRASTAAMLLFCAEHGITADIELVPSAQVNTVLERLERNDVRYRFVLDMSDLD; this comes from the coding sequence ATGCGCACGACCACCGGCTGGATGGCAGGCCCCGCGACACAGGTCCTGCGCCGCACGAGCCTCCAGCGCCGAGACCTACGCCCGGACGATGTCGCCGTGCGCGTGGACTACTGCGGCGTGTGCTTCACCGACCTGCACGCTCTGCACGCCCACCAGAGCAACGCCGACGGCATCCTGGTCCCGGGGCACGAGTTCACGGGCACGGTGAGCGAGATCGGCGGCGCGGTCACCGGCTTCGTCCCGGGCCAGTCCGTGGCCGTCGGCAACATCGTCGACTCGTGCGGAACCTGTGCCATGTGCCAGGCCGGTCAGGAGAACTTCTGCCACGACTTCCCGACCCTGACCTACGGCGGCGGCGACCGCCAGGACGGAGCGACCACCCTGGGCGGCTACTCCCGCGAATACGTCGTCCGTGAGAGGTTCGCCTATCCCCTGCCGGCGGGCCTGGACGCGGCCGGGGCGGCTCCGCTGCTCTGCGCCGGCGTCACCGTCTGGGAACCCCTGCGAGCCCTCGGTGTGGGTCCCGGCACCACCGTCGCCGTGGCCGGCCTGGGCGGCCTGGGGCACCTCGCCGTCAAACTGGCCTGCGCGCTCGGCGCCGACACCTCGGTCATCAGCCGCACGCCGGACAAGGCCGAGGAAGCACGCGCCCTCGGTGCTGACGGATTCGTGCTCTCCACCGACGCCGAGCAGATGGCAGCCGTCCGGAACCGGTTCGACGTGGTCATCGACACCATCTCCGCCCCTCATGATCTGGCTCCCTACCTGCACACGGTCGCCATGGACGGCACCCTCAGCCACCTCGGCCACCTCGGCCCGGTCACCGTCAACACCATCGACCTGCTCATCGGCCGCAAGAAGCTCAGCTCCGCCGGCAGTGGCGGTCGCGCGTCCACCGCCGCCATGCTGCTCTTCTGCGCCGAGCACGGCATCACCGCCGACATCGAACTGGTGCCGTCGGCCCAGGTGAACACGGTCCTCGAACGCCTGGAACGCAACGATGTCCGCTACCGCTTCGTGCTCGACATGTCCGACCTGGACTGA